Proteins found in one Candidatus Omnitrophota bacterium genomic segment:
- a CDS encoding type II secretion system protein, protein MKQTKKGFTLIELMIVVAIIGVLAAVAIPKFADLIRKANEAACKGQLGAVRSAMSIYYGNTEGVWPLTANGMCPTYLQAIPDCKSGVAGITTTNDCETETDGNNDITTIASYDGGWWYNCGTTNPGGTFTGVFLVNVTATDTKGTAIHTW, encoded by the coding sequence ATGAAACAGACAAAAAAAGGTTTTACTCTGATCGAGCTCATGATTGTTGTCGCAATTATTGGTGTTCTGGCCGCTGTGGCCATTCCTAAGTTCGCGGACTTGATCAGAAAAGCCAATGAGGCCGCTTGTAAGGGACAGCTTGGAGCAGTTCGTAGCGCAATGTCTATTTACTACGGTAACACGGAAGGGGTTTGGCCTCTTACAGCAAATGGTATGTGCCCAACGTATTTACAGGCGATTCCTGATTGTAAATCGGGAGTGGCGGGTATTACTACCACAAACGACTGCGAGACAGAGACTGATGGTAACAATGACATTACCACAATAGCCTCCTACGACGGCGGATGGTGGTACAACTGTGGAACTACTAATCCGGGCGGGACTTTCACTGGTGTTTTTCTTGTAAATGTTACAGCTACCGACACCAAGGGCACTGCGATTCACACATGGTAA
- a CDS encoding prepilin peptidase, translating into MTETLPLNAVALFYALIFLTGLVFGSFLNVVIYRLPLEKSIIRPRSFCPVCGAPIAFYDNVPVLSFLLLRGKCRSCSAKISPVYPLVELLTGVSFFLSFYFFGISWKALEIAVLLASSIAITFIDLKHRIIPDEINIFLFVFAVFLPKEIWGVSYWPAAGLSALSGLSAGLVLFLIAIAAEKIFKQEAMGMGDVKLITALGAFSGFHSIFWLIFISSLIGSVVGIAVKLRKREKGYTMIAFGPYLCAAAIIYTLFEPRLKLLF; encoded by the coding sequence ATGACAGAAACATTGCCTCTAAACGCTGTCGCTCTTTTTTATGCTTTGATTTTTTTAACAGGCCTTGTATTCGGTTCTTTTCTGAATGTTGTCATATACCGACTGCCTCTGGAAAAATCCATCATCCGTCCGCGGTCATTTTGCCCTGTTTGCGGAGCACCCATAGCTTTTTATGACAATGTTCCTGTTCTAAGTTTTCTTCTGCTTAGGGGAAAATGCCGCTCCTGCTCCGCGAAAATTTCGCCTGTTTACCCTCTCGTGGAACTTCTCACGGGCGTGAGTTTTTTTCTCTCTTTTTATTTTTTCGGGATTTCGTGGAAAGCTCTTGAAATCGCTGTTCTTCTGGCCTCTTCCATTGCCATCACATTCATAGACTTAAAGCACCGAATTATACCCGATGAAATAAATATTTTTCTTTTTGTCTTCGCTGTTTTTCTCCCGAAAGAAATATGGGGCGTTTCTTATTGGCCCGCCGCGGGCCTCTCCGCTCTATCGGGCCTGTCCGCGGGGCTGGTTCTTTTTCTGATAGCTATCGCGGCGGAAAAGATTTTTAAACAGGAAGCTATGGGCATGGGGGATGTGAAGCTCATAACTGCCCTAGGCGCTTTTTCCGGTTTTCATTCCATATTCTGGCTTATTTTTATTTCATCCCTCATAGGTTCCGTCGTCGGCATAGCCGTTAAGCTCCGCAAAAGAGAAAAGGGCTATACAATGATAGCTTTCGGGCCGTATCTTTGCGCCGCCGCAATCATTTATACCCTTTTTGAGCCGCGGCTCAAACTGCTGTTTTGA